One segment of bacterium DNA contains the following:
- a CDS encoding putative DNA modification/repair radical SAM protein yields MDRVSKIKLLIESARYDLCGDCFLSKEVRRIKDLYHTRWIYPELLPDGRRVRLLKVLLSNYCENDCAYCSISKFMDVRRVSFTSEELAEIFVNLYQRGLVNGLFLSSGVKGNPERTMRELIDTVWLLRKKYHFKGYVHLKILPGVSLQTVEEAVRLASRVSVNLEVPNDAYLRKVSSKKELANDLLEKLNRISIIKESQRDILKDGFTTQFVVGVAEETDFEILQTVDRLYRKLRLSRAYYSAFQPIPKTPLQNKPPTNLVREVRLYQADYLIRKYGFTLSELNFDIRGFLSLTKDPKELWALQHPEFFPVELTKADYFKLLRVPGIGPRTARWILKKRKALSTYQILNALKFYPNLRKALPYIAIKGKKLGKSALQGELFLGETQEV; encoded by the coding sequence ATGGATCGGGTGTCCAAAATCAAGTTGCTTATAGAATCAGCCAGATACGATTTATGCGGTGATTGTTTCCTTTCAAAAGAAGTAAGGAGAATTAAGGATCTTTATCATACTCGATGGATTTATCCCGAGCTCTTACCTGATGGGAGAAGAGTTCGCCTCCTAAAGGTTTTACTTTCAAACTACTGTGAGAATGACTGCGCTTACTGTTCAATTTCCAAATTTATGGACGTGAGAAGGGTATCCTTTACTTCGGAAGAACTTGCAGAAATTTTCGTAAATCTTTATCAGAGAGGTTTAGTTAATGGTTTATTTCTTTCGTCGGGGGTAAAGGGAAATCCTGAGAGGACCATGAGGGAACTAATTGATACAGTGTGGCTTTTGAGAAAAAAGTATCATTTTAAAGGTTATGTGCATCTTAAAATTTTACCCGGCGTTTCGCTTCAGACCGTTGAAGAAGCTGTGAGGTTAGCTTCACGGGTTTCCGTCAATCTGGAAGTTCCTAACGATGCTTATTTAAGGAAGGTTTCTTCAAAAAAGGAACTTGCTAATGATTTGCTGGAAAAACTTAATAGGATTTCAATAATCAAAGAGAGCCAACGGGACATACTGAAGGACGGATTTACAACGCAGTTTGTTGTTGGGGTTGCCGAAGAAACTGATTTTGAAATTTTGCAAACGGTGGATAGACTCTATCGGAAACTGAGACTTTCAAGAGCTTATTACAGTGCTTTCCAACCTATACCTAAAACTCCTCTACAGAACAAACCTCCTACAAATTTGGTGCGGGAAGTGAGGCTGTATCAGGCAGATTACTTAATAAGGAAGTACGGATTTACCTTAAGTGAGCTCAATTTTGATATTAGAGGTTTTCTGAGCCTCACAAAGGATCCGAAAGAGTTATGGGCTTTACAACATCCAGAATTTTTCCCAGTAGAGTTAACCAAGGCTGATTACTTCAAACTTTTAAGAGTTCCTGGAATTGGGCCGAGAACAGCGAGATGGATTTTAAAGAAAAGGAAAGCCCTCTCAACATACCAAATATTAAATGCTCTAAAATTTTATCCAAATTTGAGGAAGGCGCTTCCCTACATAGCTATTAAGGGTAAAAAGCTTGGAAAGTCTGCCTTGCAAGGCGAGCTTTTTCTTGGCGAGACGCAGGAGGTTTAG
- a CDS encoding transglutaminase-like domain-containing protein, producing MKILIYLLIGMQSNPLIDKAYEVGVGEWAKFVWDYSTPVDRINFNEENFLKHFLAIKINMERLPWGKTLSDELIYHYVIPPRVSQEPLENFTWLYKDTLYNLVKDCENMKEAILKINEWCFTHMEYKPTAPWDQSATATLKRGFGRCEEMTILFMKALRTVGIPVRYVYTPWWPFTESNHAWVEVWTEEGWKFLGSAEPTDLNFAWFREPSKRAGIVLAVAFGNVKSSSDEVLRKYKNYTLLNVTRNYTNPFVLKVKVFDNGRPAKDVSFSVNVWNYSAFVPVYACSLSNGMGTFTLGRTDFLLYAQKGSRRAFYFLRPEEDTVEVSLDLVKDSEIDTLFVLRTVRTSPDTDRARYLPDLETLQHARKRYFKKLEFPFVDSVFDTVLIKIFSESRGNWQTLWNFYRNHRDKRESFKNYLSRFESKDLVMLDTAGLYEEFSYVDSAMKLTRAPQPLLDSFCIPPCVYYEEFGFYRKTLFEKFRSIYDEKTFDRAFL from the coding sequence ATGAAGATATTGATTTATTTATTGATCGGGATGCAAAGTAATCCGCTTATAGACAAAGCATATGAAGTGGGAGTAGGGGAGTGGGCTAAGTTTGTCTGGGATTATTCCACCCCTGTTGATAGAATTAACTTTAATGAGGAAAACTTCTTAAAGCACTTCCTGGCAATAAAAATAAATATGGAAAGGCTCCCATGGGGCAAGACATTATCTGATGAGCTAATATACCACTATGTAATTCCACCGAGAGTTTCTCAGGAGCCCCTCGAGAATTTTACCTGGCTCTATAAAGATACACTATATAATCTGGTAAAGGATTGCGAAAACATGAAGGAGGCGATACTCAAAATAAACGAGTGGTGTTTTACTCACATGGAATATAAACCTACTGCACCATGGGATCAATCAGCAACGGCTACCCTTAAAAGAGGTTTTGGAAGATGCGAGGAAATGACAATCCTTTTTATGAAAGCCCTTAGAACAGTGGGGATTCCCGTTCGCTACGTTTACACACCCTGGTGGCCATTTACCGAGTCTAACCATGCATGGGTGGAAGTTTGGACTGAAGAGGGATGGAAATTCCTTGGCTCTGCGGAACCAACGGACTTAAATTTTGCCTGGTTCCGAGAACCCTCAAAGAGGGCGGGAATAGTACTTGCGGTAGCCTTTGGCAATGTTAAAAGTTCATCCGATGAAGTGCTTAGAAAGTACAAGAATTATACTTTGTTGAATGTGACGAGGAATTATACCAATCCCTTTGTTTTGAAAGTGAAAGTTTTTGATAACGGTCGTCCCGCAAAGGATGTATCTTTTTCTGTGAATGTTTGGAATTATTCTGCCTTTGTGCCTGTTTATGCCTGCAGTTTGAGTAATGGAATGGGAACTTTCACCCTTGGAAGAACGGATTTTCTGCTCTACGCGCAAAAGGGCAGTAGAAGGGCCTTCTACTTTTTAAGGCCAGAGGAGGATACCGTTGAGGTTAGTCTGGATTTAGTTAAAGACTCAGAAATAGACACTCTGTTTGTGTTAAGGACGGTGCGGACGTCGCCAGATACGGATAGAGCCCGGTATTTACCAGATTTAGAAACTCTACAACATGCAAGGAAGAGATATTTCAAAAAACTGGAGTTTCCCTTTGTGGATTCAGTTTTTGATACCGTTTTAATAAAAATTTTCAGCGAATCAAGGGGGAATTGGCAGACTTTATGGAATTTCTATAGGAATCACAGGGATAAAAGGGAGTCTTTTAAGAACTATTTATCCAGATTTGAATCAAAGGACCTGGTAATGCTTGATACAGCAGGGCTTTATGAAGAATTTTCTTATGTGGATAGTGCAATGAAACTGACAAGGGCTCCACAACCCCTTTTGGATAGTTTTTGTATTCCCCCATGCGTTTACTATGAGGAATTTGGGTTTTACCGAAAGACTTTATTTGAGAAATTTAGATCCATTTATGATGAAAAAACCTTTGACCGGGCTTTTCTA